Proteins co-encoded in one Rhopalosiphum maidis isolate BTI-1 chromosome 2, ASM367621v3, whole genome shotgun sequence genomic window:
- the LOC113553037 gene encoding rho guanine nucleotide exchange factor 18 isoform X3, giving the protein MEHFERDELDDSEEDTVTDYSQMNTATNDVNNIDSTDFVLRTMPSSTLVPTISVTPHSAAGKNYPVLEENIQQLHEIHEVIQQMRDSATLGLTHMIHFCGINNTLSSSCPSLSKPHYQSELDTSSLNSSPTHIDLSSTFDSIRKHKTGYVKRKNSFNWFSMAKNCIESKENEIVRRRSWAALDDLTKNHMHSLKVVKRQKSASLSSMESETEDPFTDSTANLLTTDSTSFCRQKSNKNVGLISRRFSGTSSTHSLNETDYQNGFNKTIAKRAVESCLLQARLPLQKSVSTPSIMGTRDILNKENVSNNDVNSIPIMSEDQNAKRRKRGSLFFRKKKDKSKKILHSWMSPPYSNFEQSCDWCAKPLENKPALSCESCLITVHQNSCKDQVSECVKQKYGKSNLRFSSSSFQQRFYGKRQNNNNQSSSPNRKFMVQFYSPWKVVATKLGVNHPEDKDDAHSHSQDGVVYSDEVSLVQFEFLNENHITAHDLETDPALGLHEEQPDSWTPTVTKEIVKRLKDKEIKRQEHIYEFVLTEKHHCLTLRVMQKVFVDGLQKHFQLGDKVYRMFPRLAELTEIHIGFLKSLKEKQRLAAINNGGIVDSIADLLLDQFSNINAQRLKSSYGEFCSRHRDALDVYKVLEKDPAFFNFIKHCQANPLLKKKGIPECVLFVTQRLTKYPLLIEPLIKTSKENKIESEKLSRALAMVKDILVEVDSQVAEKEKEDRKLEIYNRMEAKSYTNFRGRKFKKSDLLSENRRLRFEGTAWLMQRHAKTQMVMVNVIVMTDVLFFILENNHKYTFFMPESNKEKETKVLKPVAGVVSLQKLLVREKAGTDTKGIYLISSNPAEPEMFELKVHKPKDKQVWIQSIRSAVQECPEEEDDGYVTFSFEERQRQLETKKNNIREIVGVLRQKDVEQALILEEKMGLQLKLLASAGVESLPIETPSYCHLVTEHQDSEKIRKEVMNAIQKVNELACSLYASGTNLSRSASSVGEHQSVTYVSPTLPKRAETFGGFDNSLSSPKNALRKLPKVVDGNENSVESGNSSPMGTPSSTRKDSKLRDSNLMWKENCSTSSSQSATTIQSSSEFPTLLALGKEQQATAMELTHHIYTLSSIISQQMTNIDSLQAELAAYKSQNLLEDPTLNSSNMNSSVWLKDKRPIYRHNHQLEELRNLQDKLTHEKESWIRERDSEMKDLEEKREQLLRLQEQVRLEQTDVTQQREQLYLKLQMLTNQGIIVSPNMQPPPVSPNQQTQNQSAADGVPQPLSHSESVRSKRTDSMKWKQHTPPSATSSSTLPINLISATNQQKVASKVQIKQKLPFKLANKLGNNNSSSASDTIPNTTTSPSSQSAYAFQQLLPLKLRESAKNPMNPIQGSSIEILSPSSQQGPSHSRTGSSPAMMQSAQIIEGKQSGNKAGRTNTYPKLPEKFRIRSPESKQSKTPTTQNSGSINNTNATSTTEEEVIFF; this is encoded by the exons ATGGAACATTTTGAAAGAGATGAATTGGACGATAGTGAAGAAGACACAGTGACAGATTATTCACAGATGAACACAGCAACAaatgatgtaaataatatagattcaaCTGATTTTGTGTTGAGAACAATGCCAAGCAGTACTCTAGTTCCTACAATCAGTGTTACACCTCATTCAGCAGCTGGGAAAAATTATCCAGTTcttg AGGAAAATATACAACAACTACATGAAATACACGAGGTCATACAACAAATGCGTGATTCTGCCACGTTAGGATTGACACac atgatacatttttgcggaataaacaatacattaagTTCGTCATGTCCATCATTAAGTAAACCTCATTATCAGTCTGAATTAGATACTTCCAGTCTCAACTCTTCTCCTACTCATATAGATTTATCTTCAACATTTGATTCAATTAGAAAACACAAAACTGGATATGTTAAACGta aAAACTCTTTCAATTGGTTTAGTATggcaaaaaattgtatagagtCCAAAGAAAATGAAATTGTTCGGAGAAGAAGTTGGGCAGCATTAGATGACTTAACAAAGAACCATATGCATAGTCTAAAAGTTGTTAAACGACAAAAAAG TGCTAGCTTAAGTAGTATGGAATCTGAGACAGAAGATCCATTTACAGATAGCACAGCAAATTTATTAACTACTGATAGTACATCATTTTGTCGCCAGAAgtcgaataaaaatgttggtcTAATTAGTCGCAGGTTTAGTGGAACTTCTTCTACCCACTCACTTAATGAGACTGATTATCAG aatggttttaataaaacaatcgcAAAACGAGCTGTTGAATCTTGTTTATTACAAGCCAGACTTCCTTTACAAAAATCTGTTTCCACACCATCAATTATGGGCACACGTGACATTTTGAACAAagaaaatgtttcaaataatGATGTCAATAGTATTCCaat TATGTCAGAAGATCAAAATgcaaaaagaagaaaaagaggaagtttattttttagaaagaaAAAAGATAAATCAAAGAAAATCCTTCATTCTTGGATGTCTCCACCATATAGTAATTTTGAACAATCATGTGATTGGTGTGCTAAGCCTTTAGAAAATAAACCAGCTTTATCATGTGAAA gTTGTTTGATTACGGTACACCAAAATTCATGTAAAGATCAAGTTTCTGAATgtgttaaacaaaaatatggaaag agtaATTTGAGATTTTCATCATCTTCATTCCAACAAAGGTTTTATGGGAAAcgccaaaacaataataatcagtcTTCTTCCCCCAACAG GAAATTTATGGTGCAGTTTTACTCGCCTTGGAAAGTGGTAGCAACCAAATTAGGTGTGAA ccaTCCAGAAGACAAAGATGATGCTCATAGTCATTCACAAGATGGTGTtgt gtattcagATGAGGTTTCTTTAGtccaatttgaatttttaaatgaaa atCATATAACAGCTCACGATTTAGAAACGGATCCTGCATTAGGATTACACGAAGAACAACCAGATTCATGGACACCTACTGTTACCAAAGAA ATTGTGAAGAGATTAAaagataaagaaataaaacgtCAAgaacatatttatgaatttgtgTTAACTGAAAAACATCATTGCCTTACCTTGAGAGTTAtgcaaaaa GTGTTTGTTGATggtttacaaaaacattttcaacttGGCGATAAAGTTTATCGTATGTTCCCTAGATTAGCCGAACTTACTGAAATTCACATTGGATTTTTGAAAAGTCTGAAAGAAAAGCAACGTTTAGCTGCTATCAATAATGGTGGTATTGTAGATTCCATTGCAGATTTACTATTGGatcaattttcaaacataaatgCTCAACGTTTAAAGAGCTCTTATGGGGAATTTTGCTCAAGACATAGGGATGCATTGGatgtttataaagttttagaaaaagatccagcattttttaattttattaagcaCTGTCAG GCCAAtcctttgttaaaaaaaaaaggtattccAGAATGTGTGTTGTTTGTTACTCAAAGACTAACTAAGTATCCATTACTCATTGAACCTCTcataaaaacttcaaaagaaaacaaaattgaaagtGAAAAACTTTCTCGGGCATTAGCTATGGTTAAA GATATCTTAGTGGAAGTAGATTCTCAAGTAgctgaaaaagaaaaagaagatagaaaacttgaaatatataatcggATGGAAGCTAAATCTTACACTAATTTTAGAGgacgtaaatttaaaaaatctgatTTATTGTCTGAGAATAGAAGACTGAG atTTGAAGGAACAGCTTGGCTTATGCAACGTCATGCAAAAACACAAATGGTAATGgttaatgttattgttatgacagatgtgttgttttttatacttgaaaataatcacaagtacacattttttatgccTGAAAGcaataaagaaaaagaaactaaa gtcTTAAAACCAGTTGCTGGCGTAGTGTCGTTGCAAAAACTTTTAGTCAGGGAAAAAGCTGGAACTGATACtaaaggtatttatttaatatcttctAATCCAGCCGAACCAGAAATGTTTGAACTCAAAGTGCATAAACCTAAAGACAAACAAGTATGGATACAATCTATTCGTTCAGCTGTACAAGAATGTCCTGAAGAAGAAGATGACGGATATGTAACCTTCAGTTTTGAAGAAAGACAAAGGCAATTAGAAActaagaaaaacaatataagaGAAATTGTTG GAGTTTTAAGGCAAAAAGATGTGGAACAAGCTTTGATTCTGGAAGAAAAAATGGGGTTACAACTAAAGCTTTTAGCATCTGCTGGAGTAGAAAGTTTACCAATTGAAACTCCGTCATATTGCCATTTGGTTACTGAGCATCAAGATTCAGAAAAGATAAGAAAAGAAGTAATGAATGCTATAcag AAAGTCAATGAACTTGCTTGTTCATTGTATGCTTCTGGTACAAATTTGTCTCGTAGCGCTAGTTCTGTTGGTGAACATCAAAGTGTAACATATGTTTCTCCAACGTTACCTAAAAGAGCTGAAACATTTGGTGGATTTGATAATTCATTATCATCACCGAAAA atgcTCTAAGAAAATTACCAAAAGTTGTGGATGGTAATGAAAATAGTGTGGAATCTGGCAATTCTAGTCCAATGGGTACTCCAAGTTCCACGCGTAAAGATTCCAAATTG agaGATAGCAATCTTATGTGGAAAGAAAATTGCAGTACGAGCTCATCACAAAGTGCCACTACAATACAATCATCCAGCGAGTTCCCAACATTATTAGCTCTAGGAAAAGAACAACAAGCTACAGCAATGGAATTAACAcatcatatttatactttatcttCTATTATTTCTCAACAAATGACTAATATtgatag tCTTCAAGCTGAGTTGGCTGCTTACAAATCTCAGAATCTTCTGGAAGACCCAACATTAAACAGTTCAAATATGAATTCTAGTGTTTGGTTAAAAGATAAAAGGCCAATTTATAGACATAATCATCAATTAGAGGAACTGCGTAATCTACAAGATAAGTTAACACACGAAAAAGAGTCTTGGATAAGAGAACGAGACTCCGAGATGAAGGATTTGGAAGAAAAAAGAGAACAGTTACTCAGATTACAG GAACAAGTACGGTTAGAACAAACTGATGTAACTCAACAACGAGAGCAGCTTTATCTTAAATTACAAATGCTAACCAATCAAGGTATTATTGTTTCACCTAATATGCAGCCACCACCCGTGTCACCAAATCAACAGACCCAAAATCAATCTGCTGCTGATGGAGTACCTCAACCATTGTCTCATTCAGAATCTGTGCGTAGTAAAAGAACTGATTCTATGAAATGGAAACAGCATACTCCACCTTCAGCCACCTCTTCATCAACATTACCTATTAACCTGATTAGTGCTACTAACCAACAAAAG GTAGCTTCCAAAGTTCaaataaaacagaaattaCCATTTAAATTAGCTAATAAATTGGGTAACAATAATTCAAGTTCTGCATCTGATACCATACCCAATACCACAACTTCACCTTCTTCCCAATCAGCATATGCTTTTCAACAGCTTTTACCATTAAAGCTGCGCGAGAGTGCCAAAAACCCAATGAATCCTATTCAAGGTAGttctattgaaatattgtcaCCGTCAAGCCAACAAGGTCCTAGTCATTCACGTACAGGATCTAGTCCAGCAATGATGCAAAGTGCTCAg ataattgaGGGAAAACAATCAGGTAACAAAGCTGGCAGAACAAATACCTATCCAAAATTGCCTGAAAAATTTCGTATTCGTAGCCCAGAGTCAAAACAGTCCAAAACACCAACTACACAAAACAGTGGCAGCATCAATAACACCAATGCTACCTCCACCACCGAAGAAGAAGTGATATTCTTctga
- the LOC113553037 gene encoding rho guanine nucleotide exchange factor 18 isoform X1, with translation MEHFERDELDDSEEDTVTDYSQMNTATNDVNNIDSTDFVLRTMPSSTLVPTISVTPHSAAGKNYPVLEENIQQLHEIHEVIQQMRDSATLGLTHMIHFCGINNTLSSSCPSLSKPHYQSELDTSSLNSSPTHIDLSSTFDSIRKHKTGYVKRKNSFNWFSMAKNCIESKENEIVRRRSWAALDDLTKNHMHSLKVVKRQKSASLSSMESETEDPFTDSTANLLTTDSTSFCRQKSNKNVGLISRRFSGTSSTHSLNETDYQNGFNKTIAKRAVESCLLQARLPLQKSVSTPSIMGTRDILNKENVSNNDVNSIPIKYKNPTHHRGRPSGTEDSETEEETLDVDSTMKRCYITPSSNNTNIPFYNLFSDMSEDQNAKRRKRGSLFFRKKKDKSKKILHSWMSPPYSNFEQSCDWCAKPLENKPALSCESCLITVHQNSCKDQVSECVKQKYGKSNLRFSSSSFQQRFYGKRQNNNNQSSSPNRKFMVQFYSPWKVVATKLGVNHPEDKDDAHSHSQDGVVYSDEVSLVQFEFLNENHITAHDLETDPALGLHEEQPDSWTPTVTKEIVKRLKDKEIKRQEHIYEFVLTEKHHCLTLRVMQKVFVDGLQKHFQLGDKVYRMFPRLAELTEIHIGFLKSLKEKQRLAAINNGGIVDSIADLLLDQFSNINAQRLKSSYGEFCSRHRDALDVYKVLEKDPAFFNFIKHCQANPLLKKKGIPECVLFVTQRLTKYPLLIEPLIKTSKENKIESEKLSRALAMVKDILVEVDSQVAEKEKEDRKLEIYNRMEAKSYTNFRGRKFKKSDLLSENRRLRFEGTAWLMQRHAKTQMVMVNVIVMTDVLFFILENNHKYTFFMPESNKEKETKVLKPVAGVVSLQKLLVREKAGTDTKGIYLISSNPAEPEMFELKVHKPKDKQVWIQSIRSAVQECPEEEDDGYVTFSFEERQRQLETKKNNIREIVGVLRQKDVEQALILEEKMGLQLKLLASAGVESLPIETPSYCHLVTEHQDSEKIRKEVMNAIQKVNELACSLYASGTNLSRSASSVGEHQSVTYVSPTLPKRAETFGGFDNSLSSPKNALRKLPKVVDGNENSVESGNSSPMGTPSSTRKDSKLRDSNLMWKENCSTSSSQSATTIQSSSEFPTLLALGKEQQATAMELTHHIYTLSSIISQQMTNIDSLQAELAAYKSQNLLEDPTLNSSNMNSSVWLKDKRPIYRHNHQLEELRNLQDKLTHEKESWIRERDSEMKDLEEKREQLLRLQEQVRLEQTDVTQQREQLYLKLQMLTNQGIIVSPNMQPPPVSPNQQTQNQSAADGVPQPLSHSESVRSKRTDSMKWKQHTPPSATSSSTLPINLISATNQQKVASKVQIKQKLPFKLANKLGNNNSSSASDTIPNTTTSPSSQSAYAFQQLLPLKLRESAKNPMNPIQGSSIEILSPSSQQGPSHSRTGSSPAMMQSAQIIEGKQSGNKAGRTNTYPKLPEKFRIRSPESKQSKTPTTQNSGSINNTNATSTTEEEVIFF, from the exons ATGGAACATTTTGAAAGAGATGAATTGGACGATAGTGAAGAAGACACAGTGACAGATTATTCACAGATGAACACAGCAACAaatgatgtaaataatatagattcaaCTGATTTTGTGTTGAGAACAATGCCAAGCAGTACTCTAGTTCCTACAATCAGTGTTACACCTCATTCAGCAGCTGGGAAAAATTATCCAGTTcttg AGGAAAATATACAACAACTACATGAAATACACGAGGTCATACAACAAATGCGTGATTCTGCCACGTTAGGATTGACACac atgatacatttttgcggaataaacaatacattaagTTCGTCATGTCCATCATTAAGTAAACCTCATTATCAGTCTGAATTAGATACTTCCAGTCTCAACTCTTCTCCTACTCATATAGATTTATCTTCAACATTTGATTCAATTAGAAAACACAAAACTGGATATGTTAAACGta aAAACTCTTTCAATTGGTTTAGTATggcaaaaaattgtatagagtCCAAAGAAAATGAAATTGTTCGGAGAAGAAGTTGGGCAGCATTAGATGACTTAACAAAGAACCATATGCATAGTCTAAAAGTTGTTAAACGACAAAAAAG TGCTAGCTTAAGTAGTATGGAATCTGAGACAGAAGATCCATTTACAGATAGCACAGCAAATTTATTAACTACTGATAGTACATCATTTTGTCGCCAGAAgtcgaataaaaatgttggtcTAATTAGTCGCAGGTTTAGTGGAACTTCTTCTACCCACTCACTTAATGAGACTGATTATCAG aatggttttaataaaacaatcgcAAAACGAGCTGTTGAATCTTGTTTATTACAAGCCAGACTTCCTTTACAAAAATCTGTTTCCACACCATCAATTATGGGCACACGTGACATTTTGAACAAagaaaatgtttcaaataatGATGTCAATAGTATTCCaat taaatacaaaaatccTACCCACCATAGAGGTCGTCCTAGTGGTACAGAAGACAGTGAGACTGAAGAAGAAACATTGGATGTAGATAGTACAATGAAACGTTGTTATATTACCCCTTCATCtaataacacaaatatacccttctacaatttattttctga TATGTCAGAAGATCAAAATgcaaaaagaagaaaaagaggaagtttattttttagaaagaaAAAAGATAAATCAAAGAAAATCCTTCATTCTTGGATGTCTCCACCATATAGTAATTTTGAACAATCATGTGATTGGTGTGCTAAGCCTTTAGAAAATAAACCAGCTTTATCATGTGAAA gTTGTTTGATTACGGTACACCAAAATTCATGTAAAGATCAAGTTTCTGAATgtgttaaacaaaaatatggaaag agtaATTTGAGATTTTCATCATCTTCATTCCAACAAAGGTTTTATGGGAAAcgccaaaacaataataatcagtcTTCTTCCCCCAACAG GAAATTTATGGTGCAGTTTTACTCGCCTTGGAAAGTGGTAGCAACCAAATTAGGTGTGAA ccaTCCAGAAGACAAAGATGATGCTCATAGTCATTCACAAGATGGTGTtgt gtattcagATGAGGTTTCTTTAGtccaatttgaatttttaaatgaaa atCATATAACAGCTCACGATTTAGAAACGGATCCTGCATTAGGATTACACGAAGAACAACCAGATTCATGGACACCTACTGTTACCAAAGAA ATTGTGAAGAGATTAAaagataaagaaataaaacgtCAAgaacatatttatgaatttgtgTTAACTGAAAAACATCATTGCCTTACCTTGAGAGTTAtgcaaaaa GTGTTTGTTGATggtttacaaaaacattttcaacttGGCGATAAAGTTTATCGTATGTTCCCTAGATTAGCCGAACTTACTGAAATTCACATTGGATTTTTGAAAAGTCTGAAAGAAAAGCAACGTTTAGCTGCTATCAATAATGGTGGTATTGTAGATTCCATTGCAGATTTACTATTGGatcaattttcaaacataaatgCTCAACGTTTAAAGAGCTCTTATGGGGAATTTTGCTCAAGACATAGGGATGCATTGGatgtttataaagttttagaaaaagatccagcattttttaattttattaagcaCTGTCAG GCCAAtcctttgttaaaaaaaaaaggtattccAGAATGTGTGTTGTTTGTTACTCAAAGACTAACTAAGTATCCATTACTCATTGAACCTCTcataaaaacttcaaaagaaaacaaaattgaaagtGAAAAACTTTCTCGGGCATTAGCTATGGTTAAA GATATCTTAGTGGAAGTAGATTCTCAAGTAgctgaaaaagaaaaagaagatagaaaacttgaaatatataatcggATGGAAGCTAAATCTTACACTAATTTTAGAGgacgtaaatttaaaaaatctgatTTATTGTCTGAGAATAGAAGACTGAG atTTGAAGGAACAGCTTGGCTTATGCAACGTCATGCAAAAACACAAATGGTAATGgttaatgttattgttatgacagatgtgttgttttttatacttgaaaataatcacaagtacacattttttatgccTGAAAGcaataaagaaaaagaaactaaa gtcTTAAAACCAGTTGCTGGCGTAGTGTCGTTGCAAAAACTTTTAGTCAGGGAAAAAGCTGGAACTGATACtaaaggtatttatttaatatcttctAATCCAGCCGAACCAGAAATGTTTGAACTCAAAGTGCATAAACCTAAAGACAAACAAGTATGGATACAATCTATTCGTTCAGCTGTACAAGAATGTCCTGAAGAAGAAGATGACGGATATGTAACCTTCAGTTTTGAAGAAAGACAAAGGCAATTAGAAActaagaaaaacaatataagaGAAATTGTTG GAGTTTTAAGGCAAAAAGATGTGGAACAAGCTTTGATTCTGGAAGAAAAAATGGGGTTACAACTAAAGCTTTTAGCATCTGCTGGAGTAGAAAGTTTACCAATTGAAACTCCGTCATATTGCCATTTGGTTACTGAGCATCAAGATTCAGAAAAGATAAGAAAAGAAGTAATGAATGCTATAcag AAAGTCAATGAACTTGCTTGTTCATTGTATGCTTCTGGTACAAATTTGTCTCGTAGCGCTAGTTCTGTTGGTGAACATCAAAGTGTAACATATGTTTCTCCAACGTTACCTAAAAGAGCTGAAACATTTGGTGGATTTGATAATTCATTATCATCACCGAAAA atgcTCTAAGAAAATTACCAAAAGTTGTGGATGGTAATGAAAATAGTGTGGAATCTGGCAATTCTAGTCCAATGGGTACTCCAAGTTCCACGCGTAAAGATTCCAAATTG agaGATAGCAATCTTATGTGGAAAGAAAATTGCAGTACGAGCTCATCACAAAGTGCCACTACAATACAATCATCCAGCGAGTTCCCAACATTATTAGCTCTAGGAAAAGAACAACAAGCTACAGCAATGGAATTAACAcatcatatttatactttatcttCTATTATTTCTCAACAAATGACTAATATtgatag tCTTCAAGCTGAGTTGGCTGCTTACAAATCTCAGAATCTTCTGGAAGACCCAACATTAAACAGTTCAAATATGAATTCTAGTGTTTGGTTAAAAGATAAAAGGCCAATTTATAGACATAATCATCAATTAGAGGAACTGCGTAATCTACAAGATAAGTTAACACACGAAAAAGAGTCTTGGATAAGAGAACGAGACTCCGAGATGAAGGATTTGGAAGAAAAAAGAGAACAGTTACTCAGATTACAG GAACAAGTACGGTTAGAACAAACTGATGTAACTCAACAACGAGAGCAGCTTTATCTTAAATTACAAATGCTAACCAATCAAGGTATTATTGTTTCACCTAATATGCAGCCACCACCCGTGTCACCAAATCAACAGACCCAAAATCAATCTGCTGCTGATGGAGTACCTCAACCATTGTCTCATTCAGAATCTGTGCGTAGTAAAAGAACTGATTCTATGAAATGGAAACAGCATACTCCACCTTCAGCCACCTCTTCATCAACATTACCTATTAACCTGATTAGTGCTACTAACCAACAAAAG GTAGCTTCCAAAGTTCaaataaaacagaaattaCCATTTAAATTAGCTAATAAATTGGGTAACAATAATTCAAGTTCTGCATCTGATACCATACCCAATACCACAACTTCACCTTCTTCCCAATCAGCATATGCTTTTCAACAGCTTTTACCATTAAAGCTGCGCGAGAGTGCCAAAAACCCAATGAATCCTATTCAAGGTAGttctattgaaatattgtcaCCGTCAAGCCAACAAGGTCCTAGTCATTCACGTACAGGATCTAGTCCAGCAATGATGCAAAGTGCTCAg ataattgaGGGAAAACAATCAGGTAACAAAGCTGGCAGAACAAATACCTATCCAAAATTGCCTGAAAAATTTCGTATTCGTAGCCCAGAGTCAAAACAGTCCAAAACACCAACTACACAAAACAGTGGCAGCATCAATAACACCAATGCTACCTCCACCACCGAAGAAGAAGTGATATTCTTctga